The region GGCGCGGGGAGGTTCCTTCAACGTGATTCACGACGAATCCGGCTTCAAGGTCGACGTCTTCGTCTTGACCCGCGATCGGTTGGCGCAAACGGAAATGGACCGCCGCGAGCTCCATGTGATCGCCGAAGGAACCACCGCGTACTTTGCCACCCCCGAAGACACAGTGCTGCAGAAGCTGGATTGGTATCGCAAGGGCAACGAGATCTCCGAGCGTCAGTGGAACGACGTGCTCGGTGTCTTGAAGGTACAGCGGGGCAGACTGGACGACGCCTATCTGGATCGTTGGGCACCCGTGTTGGGCGTCGCAGACTTGCTCGTCCGCGCACGCATGCAGTCGAAGTAGTAGCGCGGCCTTCATGCCCTCCTCCGCCGACACGCCGCGCATCGCGGATCTGACGCCCGGTCCGGTGCGCGTTCGCGGCCGCGCGAAGAGCACCGGCGTCGCGCCTCTCAGTGCGCCGCGGAGCGGTCTCGCGTGCCTGTGCTATTCGCTGGCGGACAACGCGGGGGGCGAGCACGATGCGCAGGACTTCTGGGTCGAGGACGACTCCGGCCGCGTGCTGGTCGTGATGCAGGACTTCACGTTGGATCTCGGTCGCTCCGCCACGGCAGCGGCGGAGGTGGTGGACGCCGACATCCACGCCGTGCAAGAGCGCCTGGCAAAGCTCGCGGAACGTGCCCGCAAGAAGGGCAACGAGATGGCGGACGCCCTCCGCTCCGAGCGCAAGACGCTGCGCAAGCTGTACACCCTGCTCTGCGCCATTCGCGCGCACCGTTCGGGGCGCTGTCACGTGAGCAAGACCCTCGACGGACAGCAGCGCTACATCCTGGAGCAGAGCCGCTACTTCATGAGCACCGGCGCCGCGGACGGCATCGCGACGCTCAAGTTGGTCGGCGCGGAGTCGCTGCTCTTGGACGGCCAGGAAGTCCAAGTCGAGGCGGAGGCGTGCCTGGAGCAGGATCCCGACGCGCGGGACGGCGGCTACCGCGTGCGCCCCACGCGCACCGTGCTGCGCGCGCCCATGGACGGCCGCGTGGTCGTGCGCACCGAGACGGAGCCGGCCCCGGCGAAGAAGAGTGACAAGCCGAGGGCGAGGGCGCGGAAAGGCGCGCGGACGGAGAGCTGGAACAGTGCCTGGCTGGTGCTGCTCCTGGTCGCCGCCGTCTTTGCCGTCGTGGTGCTGGCGAAGGCGTGTGCCGGGGCGTGACGCGCGCGCCGCGAGGTTCCGCGGCGGACCGACAATCTGAAGATCCGTCAGTCGGGGATGCGCACGCCACCCATGACGAGCTGGCCGTTGGGCATGCGGTCGTACTCGATGACCATGCCGTCGTAGACGTGCTGCTCGACGGTGCCCGGCGTTGCGCCCGCGTCGCCGGGGATCACCTTCTTGGGCGGACCCAGCTGCTGCTGGATGGCCGTGGGCAGCATGCCGAAGGCGAGATCCGGTGGGATGGCGCCGTTGAACACGCCGTAGATCAGCGTGCCGCCATCCGGCGCGGTGCCCGCGGAGCGACCCACGCGGTGCACGTGGATGGCACGCACGCGGCCCTCGTCGTCGAGCAAGAACTCTGCGGCGCGGTGGATGTAACGGCAGAGCTTGGGAGTGCGGACCTCGCAGGGCGCCTGCATGTGACGTTCGACGGTTTCCACCTTGGCATGCAGGCGGATGGGACCGAGCCCCTGACCCGCGAGGATCGCGAGACGCGGTCCGGATGGGGGCGGCAGCTTCATGGGCGGGGGCAGCGCGGCGGCGGGGGGACCAGAGGCGCTGGGGACGGCGCTGGGCGCGGCGTCCGTGGACTTCTTGTCACAGCCCGAGACCGCCACGAGGGTTGCGATGGCGGCGAGGCAATACCAGGGATTTCGCATCGTATCGGTCACTCGCAAGACCGTGGTAGTAAGGCCAACCTGAGCCTTCTTGGCAAGGCCAGAACCCCATGACGCCCATCGACCAACGCAGATTCTTGTTCGTCACCGGCAAGGGTGGCGTGGGCAAGACCACGGTGACGGCAGCTCTGGCGCGGACCTTCGCCAGCCAGGGTCGGCGGGTGTTGGTTACCGTATGCGACGCGAAAGAGCGCATTTCCGGCCTGTTCGACGTGGAGCCGCTGACGCCGGAGGTGTGCAAGGTTGCCGACAACGTATGGGCCGTGAAGCTGACGCCGGAGGTCGCGCTCCGGGAGTACGGCGGCATGATCCTGCGGAGTGAAACGTTCTACACCGCGGTGTTCGACAACAAGTACGTGCGCAGCTTCTTTGCCGGTGTGCCCGGCCTGTTCGAGTGGGCGATGCTGGGCAAGGCCTGGTACCACAGCACCGAGAAGCAAGAAGACGGCAGCGAGCGCTTCGACGTGGTGCTGTTCGACGCGCCCGCCACCGGTCACGGCTTGGACATGTTGCGCGTGCCCAAGGTGATCGTGGACGTGGTGCCGCCTGGGGTGCTGCGGCGGGACGCCGAGCTGGCCTGGAAGATGTTTCAGGATCCGAAGCAGAGCGGTGTGGTGGTGGTGACGATTCCCGAAGACATGCCCACCAACGAGACCATCGAGCTGATCGACGCCGTGCAGGGGGAGCTGGGGCTCCCGGTGGCGCGACTGGTGGTGAACGGGGTGCTCGAGCCGCTGTTCTCCGACGCGGAGCACAAGCAGCTCTTGGCCGAGCGCGACCTGAACCGTTCCGACCCGGGGGACGAAGCCATTGCCAGCGGGATCCGCCGCTCCATCCGCGAGCGGGTACAGGAACAGAGCTTGGAGCGGCTTCGGGCCCTGAACCTTCCCCGGGTGGAGCTACCGCTCTTGGCCGAGGACGCTGGGCGTCCAGAAGCCATTGCCCAGCTCGCGGAGCTGCTCTAACCGGTGGTATTCTCTGGGTGAATCATTACGGCGTCGACCCTTCCCCGGGCCTAGGCGCTATGGTGACTCCAAAGGGTCATGGCAAAAGCGGCACCCAAGGCCGGGCGGGTTCTCTCCGGTCGATACCGACTCGAGGAGCGTCTCGGGGAAGGTGGCATGGGCAGCATCTGGCGGGCGGAGCATTTGGTGCTCGGCGCGCCGGTGGCCGTGAAGCTCATCGACCGTGACGTGACCCGGGACGAAGAGGCGCTGGCGCGCTTCAATCGCGAGGCCCAGTCCGCGGCGACGCTGCGCAGTCCTCACGTCGTCCAGATCATCGACTACGGCATCGACGACGACACGCCGTTCATGGTGATGGAGCTGCTCGAGGGCGAGACCCTCGCGGAGCGGCTCCGGCGCATCAAACGCCTGAGCCCGGCGGAGACGTCGCGCATCATCACCCACGTGGCCCGCGCCATCTCTCGCGCCCACGAGGGGGGCGTGGTGCACCGCGACCTCAAGCCCGAGAACGTGTTCCTGGTGGCCAACGAGGACGCGGAGATCGCGAAGGTGCTCGATTTTGGCGTGGCCAAGGTCGAGAGCGCCACCCTAGGGCCGGGCGGAACCCGGACCCGCACTGGATCGCTCCTGGGCACTCCGTTCTACATGAGCCCGGAGCAGGCCCAGGGGAACAAAGAAGTCGACTACCGCACGGACCTGTGGGCGCTGGGCGTGATCGCCTTCGAGTGCCTCACGGGAAAGCGACCTTTCGAGAGCGACGGCCTCGGGGACTTGGTGCTGAGCATCTGCGTGCGCCCAATGCCCACGCCGTCGGAGGTGGGACCAGTGCCCGCCGGCTTCGACGAGTGGTTCGCCCGTGCTTGCTCCCGGGAGCCGACCAATCGCTACCAATCCGCGCGGGAAATGGCCGAGGCCCTGCGGGACATGGTGTCGGACGAGACGCGGGAGATGCAGATCACCGTGTCCGAAGAAGACGACGAGTGGGGCGCCGTGCCGGTGCTGCCCTCGGTGCTCGGCGACGCGGGGGAAGCCGACACCGAGCGAGACATCAAGATCCACGAGGCGGATACCGTCGCCGTGGAGCCGGAGCGCAAGCCGGCGATGACGGTGCAGCAGTTCGGAACGTCGACCACTTCCGAGGTACCCGAGCCGTCGCGTCGCACGCCGCTGATCATCGGAGTGGCTGCGCTCGCGCTGCTCACGGGGATCACCGGGGGCGTGGTCTTCTTCAGTGAGAAGGAATCGCCGGCGACTCGCGAGCTGCCCGCGCCGTTGCCGAGCCCGACGCCCACCAAGGCGAGCCCCGCGTCCACGCTGCGCGCTCCCAAGGCGGCGCCGAGTGCCAGTGCGGTGGTGGAAGAGGAGAGCGACGCGGGGGCGAAAGAGGCGGGCAAGGCGACGGACTCCGCTGCGGTGGCAGAGGCGAAACGCGACGCCGGCGGGCAACCGGCGCGCTCCGACGGCGGGCTGAGCGAAGCGGCGAAGAAAGCCGCAGCCGTGATGCTGGATCGCGATGGCTCTGCGCCGATCAAGGTCGTGGGCGGCGATCGCTGACGGCGCCCAGCACGCCGAGAGCGCGGCGCAGACCTTCCCGCGCCGCCGCGTCGGGAGTGCCGTCGAGCTGGTAGCCGCCCCGCACGCCGTTCGCGTCGTCCTCGAGCCAAAGTCGTGCCGGGGTGTCCGGGTGGGATAGCTCGAGCACGACGCGTCGTCCTCCGCGCTCGGTGCGGACGCGATTCCAGGTGAAGGGACGGAGGGGCGCCACGGCCCGCAACCGGGCGAGGCGGCGAGCGATGGCCGTGGTGGTGGCGCCGGCGATGGCGTCTGGACCCGGGGCGTGCACCGGTGTGTGGCCCAGCTCGAGCAAGCGCTCCCAGATCTCGTTCAAGCTCTCGATCGTTCCACGGCCATCGACCACGTGGAGGCTGATGCGATCCGTCGCCGCCGCGCCCCCGCCGGGAGCGGTGAGGGCCACGGTCAGGCCGTCTGCAAGCGTGAGCTGGCTCTCGCCATCGTGGATCGCTCGAGCGTCCGTCCCCAGCGCTCGGGCCAAGGCGTAGAGCTCCACCCCGAGTACGTCGAGCTCCGGCAGCCGCGCCAGGGGGACCGGAACCAGCTCCGAGAGACCGTGGAAACGCTCGTAGGTTTCGAACACACCGCTGCATTGGGGCTCGAAGGCGCACGCGCTGCAGCTCTCGGGTTTGAGCTTGTCGCGGCGCTTCACGGAGTACTTGTCCCACGGCGCGCTGAGCGTCGATTCACCGTCCACGGCCACCGTGAAGGTCTCTTCGCCGTCGTGATGGATCACCCGGGCGAGATCCGGTGCGACGCAATAGGGTAGGTTGCCCACGTTCACGTCGAACCCCTCGGGAAAGCCCGCCACCATCTCCCGGAGCGGCTCGACCAGCTCCGAGTAGTGCGGCATGGCTTCGCGGAGCTCGTCGTCCGTGCGCTCGCCGGCGTCCAGCGGTCGCATCATGTCCAGGTGGACCTGGTGGACGCCATAGGGGAGCACCAAGCCCGGCAGCGCGGGCAGGGACGCGACGTTGGAACGAACCACGCACAGGTTCACGCTGATGCGCTGGCGTCGCTTCGCCAGGTGACCCAGGGATTCCACGATGCGATCGAAGGAGCCAGGCCGGCGGGTGGTGGCTTCGTGAGCGGCCTTCGTTCCGCCTTGGATGGAGATGCGCCAGGAAACGTTGGGGGCCGCCGCCAACACTTCGTCCACGAAGCTCTCCCGAGCGGTCTTCACGCCGTTGGTGAACACCACGATCTCGCGGAAGCCCAGCCGCTGAGCGTGGCGAAGGATGTCGAAGAAGCCCCGGGCCAGGGTGGGCTCACCACCCAGCAGGGTCACCTTCTCGTGACCCTGGGCCGCTGCCTTGTCGAGCTCCGCCAGCACCGGCTCGGGCGCCATGGGACGAGCGCGCCCCATGGCCGTCTGTTGTCCGCTCACGCAGAAGACGCAGCGGTTGTTACACAGATGACCGAGCTGGATCTCGAGCTGGCGCTTTGGCTCCGCCACCCCGAAAGCATAGGGTCAGCGTGCGGACTTGGCGATCAGGTCTGCCGCCAGGGTCGCGAAGTTGTCCGCGTTGACCATCCGACTCGACAGCACGATGCCGTCGCCATCGCTCACGAATACACGCAGGCTGTGTTCGTGCAGGGAAGCGAGAATGATGAACGGCGTCGTCACGCCGGCCTGGCGCACTCGAGCGAGCACCTGAAGGCCACTCTGCCCGGGCAGCCTGGAATTCGACACGACCAGGTCGAAGGGGCCTTGCTCGAGGACGGCGCGTTCCAGGCCTTCGCCGTCGTCGGCTTCGACGACGTGAGGCGAAAGGGTGCGCAAGAGGGGCGAGATTCGCCCAGTCGTTTCGGACTGAGGATCGGCGATGAGGATCCGGGGCTCTTTCATGAAGGCTCGGGTCTTGCGAAGCGGGACGGCGGTGCGGGTGGCGTCGAAGTCGACGTGTCGGAGTGACGATTGAGCCCGCATGCCGTGAAACCTCTCCAGACGGCTGCACCAGCAGGACCCGTGCCGACGCGGATGGCGTTCAAGTGGTGGAAATCGCGTCAAGGAGTGGGTCGTCGAGGCCGGGGCCTTTCACCTTTGCGGTTCAACTCTGAAAAGAGCCGGCGTTCTGCACGGCGTGCACCAGGTCCTCGAGGTCGAAGGGCTTGTCCAAAAGTGCCACGGCGCCCAGCTCTTGCGCACGGCGTCGTGTCTCGTCCGTCGGGAAGGCCGTGATCAGCACCACGGGGGCGTGGGCGTCCGCCGTTCTGAGATGTCTGAGAACGTCGAGGCCGGAAAAGCCCGGCATCCGGATGTCGCTGACGATCACGTCAGGCTCCGCTCGCGAGCCACACAAGGCGTCGATCATGAACTCGAAGAGCTCGGCTCCGTCAGCCACGGCGATGACGTGGTAGCCGTCTCGATTCAAGACATCGACCATCAGGCGGCGAAGCTCGTCGTCGTCCTCCGCGACCAGTACGAGGCTGTCCGACATGGCGTTTGTCAAAGCAGGGAGCGTGCCATCGCATGGAACCGCGGAAAGGCGCCCGTGCTACCGGGTCGAAAAGGCCCACTGACTCAGGATTCACCCCACGCGTCGAGGCGGCGATAGAGCGTCTTGCGACCGACCCCCAGGATCTTGGCGGCCAGGGACTTGTTGCCTTCCACGGCCGACAACACCCGCAAGATGTAGCGCCGCTCCACTTCCTCGAGGGGCACCAGGTCGGAGGGATCGTCGGAGGCGACCAGCACGTTTCGGCTTTCGTGCTCGAGGATGCGCTGGGGTAGATCCTCGACCTGGATTTCCTCGTCTCGGGTGAGCGCTACGGCCCGCTCGATGCAGTTCTGCAGCTCCCGGACGTTGCCGGGGAAGGGATACGCCATCAGGCGTTTCGCCGCAGCCGGGGAAAGGCCGTGCACGTTCTTGCTTGCCACACTCGCGAAATGGGCGAGGAAATGCTGGGCCAAGAGCAACACGTCGCCACCTCGCGCTCTCAGCGGTGGCAACGGCACGTTGATGACGTTGATGCGATAGAAGAGATCCTCGCGAAACGTCTTCTCTTCGATGGCGGTTTCGAGATCGCGATTGGTCGCGGCCACGATGCGAGCGTCGAAGGGGCGTTCCTCGCTGCCACCCACGGGGCGCACCACCCGCTCTTGCAATGCGCGCAGCAGCTTGGGCTGTAGCCCGAGGGGCAGCTCACCGATCTCGTCCAAGAACAGGGTTCCGCCGTTGGCGCGCGGCATCAGGCCTTCGCGCGCCTGGCGCGCGTCGGTAAAGGCGCCCCTCTCGTGGCCGAACAACTCGCTTTCGAGCAGCGCCTCCGGCATCGCCGCGCAGTTGATGGCGATGAAGGGCCCGTCTCGCCGCCGGCTGCGGCGGTGCAACTCCCGCGCGACCACCTCCTTGCCCGTTCCGCTCTCTCCGGTGATGAGCACCGTGGTGTCGCTGTCGCTGATGCGCTCGAGCAGGTCGTAGACTTCCAGCATCCTCGGGCTCGAGCCCAACAGCGCGCCGAATCGCTTGCTACGGTCGACCTGGGTGCGCAGGCGCCGAACCTCTTGCCGCAGCGCAAAGTGGTCCAAAGCTCGATGTAGCGACATCGCCACGGCCTCCAGCTCGAAAGGCTTGGTGATGAAGTCGTAGGCGCCGGCTCGCAGGGCGGCGACTGCGGTTTCCATCGATCCGAAGGCAGTGACCACGATGACGGGCACGTCCGGGTAGGTGGCGACCACCTGCTCGCAGAGCTCCGTTCCGCTGGCGCCGGTCAGGTTGAGATCGGTGACCACGACGCCGAAGCGCTGCGTGCCCAGGAGCTCCCAAGCCTCGCTGGCGCTCCCGGCCGTGGTGACGGCGAAGCCCTCCGCCGACAGGCCGTCACGCAGCAGATCGCAGGCGGCCGGCTCGTCGTCGACCACCAACGCGGCGCGGGACCCGGGCTCCGGCGGGGGAAGAATGGAAGCGGTCATGATTCCTCGCTGAGGGGTAGGTGGATGGCGAAGGTGGTGCCTTCTCCAGTGGTGCTTTCAACGGTGATGCGACCCCCGTGCTCCAAGACGATGTCTCGCGTCACGCTGAGGCCGAGCCCTGTGCCTTCTCCCACCGGCTTGGTGGTGAAGAACGGCTCGAAGATCTGCTCGCGCACCTCCGGCGGCATGCCGGAACCTCGATCGGATACCCGGAGGGCGATCTCGGCGTCCTCGCGTTCCAGGCTCACCTCGACGCACCCTTGCGGCGGGCTGGCGTGAATGGCGTTGACCACCAGATTCGTGAGCGCTTGCTGCAACTGGCCTTCGTCCACCGAGGCCTGCGCCGAGGCCTCCGCTCCGAGCTTCAGGCTCACACCGCGCTTCTTCGCCAATGGAGACAGCAGGGATACCGTCCGCGCGGCGATGGCGCCCACGTCCGCTGGCTTCTTGTGAGGCTCTTTGCGTCGAGCGAAGTCGAGCAGCTCCCGAATGATCTTTGCCATGCGGTCGGCCTGCTCCGCCACGATGCGCGCGTACTCCACGGACTGCTCCGGGTTGGCGTTGCCGCGCGCGATCATCTTCGCCCGTCCGCTGACGACGTTCAGCGGAGTGCCGAGCTCGTGAGCGATGCCCGCCGCCAGCCGCCCTACGGTGGTGAGGCGGTCGGCGTGACGCAGCTGCTCCAGGGTCGCGATGCGGGCGGACGTTTCATGCTCCAGCTCCTGTCGTGCGTTGGCCAGGCGATCACACATGGCGTCCATCTCTCGGCCCAGCTCGCCGATCTCGTCGCGCTGCTTCAGGTCCAGGTGATCCTTCAGGTTGCCCGCGCCAATGCTCCGCGCTCGCGCCACCAACAGGCCCATGGGGCGCCCGACCAGCCAGAAGCTCGACAGCAGCACCACCAGCGTGCACACGGCAATCACCGCCAGCAGGCTCAGCACCAGGCTCTCCAGGGTGGTGTGCAGGTAGGCGCGATTCGGCGCCAGGGACTCGGCCAGCTCCAGTGCTCCAGCCCGGCTCGAGCTGGTGTGCACCGGCACCGCGGTCACCAACCAGGGTTCCGCCGTGTCGTCCGCGGCCCACTTGCCGCCGTGCTCTGCGACCCTCTCTTCGCGTTGCACCAGCTCGCCGCGTTCGAGCCGCGCGAAGCTCGCGTCGTCCAGCAGCGCCGACGCGGTTCCTTCGTCGAGCCAAACCCAGCGAATGCGAATGTGCGCCTTGCTGCGATCCGCAGCGTGGACCAAGGCCAGTGCTTCCCGCTCTCCGCTGGTGCGCCACACGGTTTCCACCGACGTGGAGAGCGTCATCGCCACCGCGCGATGATCCCGCCGTACGTCCGCGTCGAACAACGCTGCTTCGCGCCGAACGCGGATCCATCCGAACACGGCAAGCACCACCGTTACGCCGATGAGCAGGGCGACGATGAGCTTGCGCGCGACTTTCATGTGAGCGTGGACCAGTCTGGCGGGTCGATGCTGCCGCCGGGTTCCACGTCCATCTGGGCGCGCTGCAGCTTGCCGGATAGATCCACGTTCACCGCTTGCCAGCGGCTGTAGGCGTCCAGCGCCCAGACGCCGCCTTCTCGGCTGCCGTTGCCGCTCCAGCCGTTGCCTCCAAACGGCATGTGGGTTTCGGCGCCGGTGGTGGAGTTGTTGATGCTCGTGACGCCGGCGCGGCTCTCCTCCTTGAAGCGGAGCATCGCCTTCGCGTCCCGCGTGTAGACCGCACTCGACAGCGCGTACGGGGTGCCATTGGCGGCAGCGATGGCTTCGTCCAGGCCATCCACCTCCACCAGGTTCACCGTGGGGCCGAAGCACTCCTGCTGGAACACCTGCATGTGAGGCTTCACTCGGTCGAAGATGCGCGGGGTCGCGTACAGCCCGTTCTTGGCGTCTCCTGCAAAATTCGGGGGCTCGTCCCCTGCGATCACGCGCCGGCCATCCAACAGCAGCTCCGCGCCGTCCTCCACGCCGATGGCGCGTTGCGCGATCCAGCTCTGCAAGAAGCGTTCGTTGATGAAGGGGCCGTAGGCGACGGTCTCGTCGAAGGGGTCTCCAATGCGAAGCGTGCGCGCGCGGCGCGCCAGCTGGTCCCTCACCGCCGGCATCACCCGCTTGTCGACGATGATGTTTCCGGCGCTGGTGCAACGCTGCCCGGCGGTGCCAAAGGCCGCCCACAACGCGCCGTCCACGGCCAGCTCCAAGTCCGCGTCTGCCAAGATCACGAGAGGGTTCTTCCCACCCAACTCCAAGGAGGGAACCTGCAGATTTCTTCCGCAGATCTCACCGATTGTTCGACCTACCTCGGTGGAGCCGGTGAACGCGACCTTGTCCACGCGGCCGGCCTCCACCTGCTCGATCAGATGCTGCCCGGTACCGGCTGCCCCGCCGCCGTACACCACCTGCAGCACCCCCGCCGGCAGTCCCGCCGCTTGCCACAGCTCCGCGAGCAGGGCCGCGGTGCCGGGAGCGTCCTCGCTCGGCTTCCACACCACGGTGTTCCCGCACAAAAGCGCCGGGATGATGTTGCGACACGGCACCGAGACCGGGAAGTTGCCGGCAGTGATCACCGCCACCACCCCGAGCGGACGCCGGTGGGTGGACAGCTCCTTGTCGCCGAGCTCGCTGTGCAGCGTGCGGCCGTACAGCCGCCGCCCCTCGCCTTGAAAGAGCTCCGCGGTATCGATGGCTTTCTGCACGCTGCCCCGCGCTTCGCGCAGAGGCTTGCCGGTCTCTCGTGCCGCGAAGCGCGCCAGCGCTTCTTTGCGATTCGAGAGCAATTGGGCAAAGCGGCCCACCACCACCCCCCGCGCCGGCGCCGGCCTGTGCGACCAGCTTCTGAATGACTCACGGGCACCCTGGCAAGCGGCTACCACGTCGTCCTCCCCACAGCGCGGTGCCACGGTGACCAGGTCCTCACGGTTCGCGGGGTTCCTGCGCTCGAAGGTGGGCGTGCCGCTGCCGGCCACGAGGGTTCGCGGAAACGCACCGTCTTGCTCCAGGGTCTTCATCACGGCCGTCATCGTCCGAAAGCCGTCCGCGAGCAACTGCACGGATGTGCCTCGCGAAAGACGGGGATTCGAGCTATCAGGTGCGCCATGCGAGCACTGGTGCTGGGTGCGGGAAGAATGGGCCGAGCGGCAGCGTGGGACCTCGGGCGTCAGCCCGGCATCACCGCCGTCCGGCTGGTCGACAAGGACGAAGCTCGGTTGGCCACCGCTGCCGAGGATCTGAACCGGCTGCTGGATCAGGCGCAGAGCTCCACGGGGCGGGCCAAGGTGGAAACGCATGCGTTCGATCTGGATGCGGGCGGTCTGGTGAAGCTGTTGGAGGGTTGGGACGTCGTGCTGTCTTCGGCCGACTACCGCTTCAACGAAGCGCTGACGCGCGCGGCGATCGAGGCGCGAGTCCACCTCTGTGATCTGGGCGGCAACCTATTCGTGGTCGAGAAGCAGCTGGCGATGGACGCGGACGCCAAGCGCGCGGGCGTGATCATCGTGCCCGACTGCGGTCTCGCGCCGGGCATGGCGTGCCTGCTCGCTGCCTGGGGCGTGGAGCGCATGGACAGCGCCGAGAGCGTGAAGATCCGCGTGGGCGGCCTCCCTGCCCACCCCAAGCCGCCGCTCAACTACAAGCTCGTGTTCTCCGTGCGCGGTCTGACCAACGAATACCTCGAGCCCGCGGAGGTGTTGCGCGACGGCAAGATCGTACGCGTGCCCTCTCTCACGGAGCCGGAGGCCATCGAGTTTCCGTATCCCTTCGGTACGTTGGAGGCGTTCAACACTTCCGGAGGCGCGTCCACGCTGCCGCGTACGCTCAAGGATCGCGTCCACAACCTCGACTACAAGACCATCCGCTACCCGGGGCACCTCGCCGCCTTCGCCGGCATGCACGCCATCGGATTGCTCTCGGAAAAGCCCGTGGACGGCGTCGTCCCTCGGGCGTTCACCGAGCGACTCATCGAGGGCTCGCTCTCCGACGACGACACCGACGTGGTGCTCGTGCGCGTGAGCATCGAGGGCAAGTCCCAGGGCAAGCGCGCGCGCCTCACCCTCGAGATCATCGATCGCCACGAGCCCAAGACGGGTCACTCCGCCATGGCCCGGACCACCGCCTACCCCGCCGCCGCCATCGCCTACATGATGGCGGCAGGGGCCGTGGAGCGCCGCGGCGTGCTGCCCGGAGAATTGGCGGTGCCCCTCGAGGCGTTCGTACAAGCGGTGAAGACCCGCGGCATCGACGTTCGGGAGAAGTGGGATTGAGATTGGGTTGGTTCGCCGCGGTAGCCCTCGGGGCGGCCTGCGCGACGGTGAAACCCGCGCCGGAGTCTCCGAAAGCGCCACCGCACGTCGCGGCACCGACGCCGCCGCCACGGGTCGAAACCGCGCCGGACGCGGGAGCGCCGGCACCCGAAGTGGCCGCGGCGGACCAACAACAAAAGAAACCGTCGTGTCCCGAGGAGATGACGCTGGTTCGGCGAGCGCAGGGCTTCTTTTGCATCGACCGCTGGGAAGACTCCATCGAGCTCTTGAAGGCTGACGGCAGCGCGACGCTCCGCCCCGGCAACCTGAAGGTGGACGGCATCGAGGATCAGGTGCGGGCCGTGAGCGTCTCGGGGCGTAAACCGCAGGGTTACATCAGCGGCAAACAAGCGGCGAAGGCCTGTGAACGAGCCGGAAAACGCCTGTGTCAGATCGACGAGTGGGTGACGGCCTGCCGCGGGCCCAAGCACACGATTTACCCCTACGGCGACGTGCGCAAGGCCAAGGTGTGCAACGACCGCTACAAGAAGCTCGACTACCACCCGGTGGTTCGTTTGTTCAAAGCCGAGGCGCCTCCGGGCACGGACCCGAAGATGATGTGGCACCCGAGCTGGATGAACGACCCTCGGCTGCACGAAA is a window of Polyangiaceae bacterium DNA encoding:
- a CDS encoding HAMP domain-containing histidine kinase, whose product is MKVARKLIVALLIGVTVVLAVFGWIRVRREAALFDADVRRDHRAVAMTLSTSVETVWRTSGEREALALVHAADRSKAHIRIRWVWLDEGTASALLDDASFARLERGELVQREERVAEHGGKWAADDTAEPWLVTAVPVHTSSSRAGALELAESLAPNRAYLHTTLESLVLSLLAVIAVCTLVVLLSSFWLVGRPMGLLVARARSIGAGNLKDHLDLKQRDEIGELGREMDAMCDRLANARQELEHETSARIATLEQLRHADRLTTVGRLAAGIAHELGTPLNVVSGRAKMIARGNANPEQSVEYARIVAEQADRMAKIIRELLDFARRKEPHKKPADVGAIAARTVSLLSPLAKKRGVSLKLGAEASAQASVDEGQLQQALTNLVVNAIHASPPQGCVEVSLEREDAEIALRVSDRGSGMPPEVREQIFEPFFTTKPVGEGTGLGLSVTRDIVLEHGGRITVESTTGEGTTFAIHLPLSEES
- a CDS encoding aldehyde dehydrogenase family protein yields the protein MMKTLEQDGAFPRTLVAGSGTPTFERRNPANREDLVTVAPRCGEDDVVAACQGARESFRSWSHRPAPARGVVVGRFAQLLSNRKEALARFAARETGKPLREARGSVQKAIDTAELFQGEGRRLYGRTLHSELGDKELSTHRRPLGVVAVITAGNFPVSVPCRNIIPALLCGNTVVWKPSEDAPGTAALLAELWQAAGLPAGVLQVVYGGGAAGTGQHLIEQVEAGRVDKVAFTGSTEVGRTIGEICGRNLQVPSLELGGKNPLVILADADLELAVDGALWAAFGTAGQRCTSAGNIIVDKRVMPAVRDQLARRARTLRIGDPFDETVAYGPFINERFLQSWIAQRAIGVEDGAELLLDGRRVIAGDEPPNFAGDAKNGLYATPRIFDRVKPHMQVFQQECFGPTVNLVEVDGLDEAIAAANGTPYALSSAVYTRDAKAMLRFKEESRAGVTSINNSTTGAETHMPFGGNGWSGNGSREGGVWALDAYSRWQAVNVDLSGKLQRAQMDVEPGGSIDPPDWSTLT
- a CDS encoding saccharopine dehydrogenase NADP-binding domain-containing protein, encoding MRALVLGAGRMGRAAAWDLGRQPGITAVRLVDKDEARLATAAEDLNRLLDQAQSSTGRAKVETHAFDLDAGGLVKLLEGWDVVLSSADYRFNEALTRAAIEARVHLCDLGGNLFVVEKQLAMDADAKRAGVIIVPDCGLAPGMACLLAAWGVERMDSAESVKIRVGGLPAHPKPPLNYKLVFSVRGLTNEYLEPAEVLRDGKIVRVPSLTEPEAIEFPYPFGTLEAFNTSGGASTLPRTLKDRVHNLDYKTIRYPGHLAAFAGMHAIGLLSEKPVDGVVPRAFTERLIEGSLSDDDTDVVLVRVSIEGKSQGKRARLTLEIIDRHEPKTGHSAMARTTAYPAAAIAYMMAAGAVERRGVLPGELAVPLEAFVQAVKTRGIDVREKWD
- a CDS encoding SUMF1/EgtB/PvdO family nonheme iron enzyme, coding for MGLRLGWFAAVALGAACATVKPAPESPKAPPHVAAPTPPPRVETAPDAGAPAPEVAAADQQQKKPSCPEEMTLVRRAQGFFCIDRWEDSIELLKADGSATLRPGNLKVDGIEDQVRAVSVSGRKPQGYISGKQAAKACERAGKRLCQIDEWVTACRGPKHTIYPYGDVRKAKVCNDRYKKLDYHPVVRLFKAEAPPGTDPKMMWHPSWMNDPRLHEMSHSVVKTGAFEACTNEYGVYDMVGNLHEWVADPDGTFFGGYLMDTYQNGQGCEYRTIFHPYDYHDYSTGFRCCRDPNWDG